CAACACCTACTACCTGGCCAACGAACACCTGAACCTCAAACCCGCCTTCGACATCCCGCCGTGCAACCTGGACGAGTTCCAGTTCTGCAAAGGCCACAACTTCAGCCACCCCGTCAGCGACGCCGAACACCAACTCGCCGCCGCCCTGCAACGCGCCGAACAGGCCGAAGCACAGCTGCGTGCGATGCAAAACAGCCGCACCTGGAAAGCCCTTCAGAAACTCAAGAAAACCCTCCTTCGCGCCTGACCTGACGCCTGCGCAAAAATAGTCTGAATTCAGGGGTTTACAGAACCAACCCAATCGCTATAATCGTCGCCCTAACACGCCGGTATAGCTCAGTTGGTAGAGCAACTGACTTGTAATCAGTAGGTCCCGGGTTCGACTCCTGGTGCCGGCACCATACGCAGTATCGAAAAAGGCTCACCGAAAGGTGGGCCTTTTTCGTTCATGGGTCTTACGCTCCTGGGTTTCCTCTGCTCGCTCCCCGTTTCGTGTTCGCCCCTTTTTGCACCCCGCTCGCTGAAGGGTGGTTATATTCATCAAAGGTGCGGAATCGACGCAGCCAATTCTGGTACCGCGCATCTACATATCTCACCGAAACGATGAGCGGTTACAGTCGAAAATCAGTGAGGCGGCATAATGACAGCAGTGCTTATGCACAACCTGCCACTTCACTCCGCCGTTGCGAGCCTCTTTGTAATGAACACCGAACGACGTTACTCGATCATCTTGGAGCACAGCGCCGAGGTGCTGCTTGAACATGCACCCATGGCGCAGATAGAGGCATTTTGGGACGCCAACGATACCCGCTACTTCGGGTTGCGCATGGAGGACGAGCACAGCGCGCACGCACGAGTGATTGTTACGGACGAAGTCCCCGACGACGAAGATGTGGCGCTTTTCTGACTGTAGCGAATGGAATCACTCGCCTCCTACGAGAGGAGGGGGGCGCCCAAATGATTTTCAGATCTATTGCCGACACCACAAAACAAAGCCCTCGTAGAAATACGAGGGCTTTGTTGTTTCTGGGTTCTGGATTTTTATACACCGGCCATCAATCACTCAAACTCCGTAGAAACCGAAAGATGCTCCCAAGCATCAATCTCCCCCTGCAACCGCGCAATCTTTTCACGCACCAACCTCACCGCATCCTTACCCAGCAACAGATGAACCGGCGGCTTTTCAGCGGCGACCAAGGTCAGCAACGCCTGCGCAGCCTTTTGCGGATCGCCAGCCTGCTTGCCACTCTTCTCTTCCCGCGCCTTGCGCACTGGATCGAACACCGGGTCATAGTCACTCACGGTGCGACCGGATCGGATCATCGAGCGCCCCGCCCATTCGGTGCGAAATGAGCCAGGTGCCACGGCGGTCACGTGGATGCCCAGGCTTTCGACTTCTTTGGCCAGCGCTTCGCTGATGCCTTCAAGGGCGAATTTGCTGCCGCTGTAGTAAGCGATGCCCGGTAAGGTGATGAAGCCGGCCATGGAGGTGATGTTGACGATATGCCCGCTGCGCCGTTCACGCATGCCGGGCAGGACTGCTTTGATCATTGCCACCGCGCCAAACACGTTGACGTCGAACTGGCGCTGCATTTCAGTCAGTGGCGATTCCTCGAGAATGCCTTCGTGCCCATAGCCGGCGTTGTTCACCAGCACGTCGATCTGCCCCACCTCGCGCAGGATGTCAGCCACCAGTGGTTCGATGGCTGGGAAATCGGTGACGTCGAGCACGAACGCTTTAGCGCGATGGGCGTCCAGCGCTTCGAACGCGGCGCACTCGGATTCGCGCCGCACCGTGCCAACCACCGTGTGCCCCGCCGCCAGCGCTGCTTGCGAAAAGGCAAGGCCGAAACCTGAACTGACGCCGGTGATCAGGAAAACCTTGTGAGCGTGGGTGTTCATCCTGCGTTCTCCAATAAAAACGCCGTCGATAGTGATCGACGGCGCTGTGGACAAGTCAAAGAGGTCTTAGTGACCGGCGCTCTGACCGCCATCGACGTGCAGGATTTCGCCAGTGACGAAGTTGGCGTTGTCCAGATACACAACCGCCTGAGCGATGTCGTTGATTTCGCCCATGTGGCCGACCGGGTGCAGACTGCCCAGCGCTGCATGGGTTTCTTCGCCGTGCATCGGGGTCTTGATGATGCCCGGGGAAACCGCGTTCACCCGAATCCCGCGCTTGGCGTACTCAATCGCCAAGGATTTGGTCGCAGCGTTCAATCCACCCTTGGTCAGCGAAGCCAGTACCGACGGCACACCATCAATCGCATGGTCTGTCAGGCTGGTGGTGATGTTGACGACGTGGCCTTTGCCTTGCTTTTCCATCTCGTTGATCGCGAGTTGGGTGATGTAGAAGAAGCCGTTCAGGTTCACCGACAGCACGTTGGCGTAGTCTTCGGCGGTGTACGCGGTGAACGGCTTGGCGATGAAGATGCCGGCGTTGTTGACCAGGGTATCGATGCGGCCAAAACGTGCGATGGCTTCACGAATCACTTGCTGCGCAACAGCCGGGTCGCCGATGTCGCCCGCCACGGTGAGGATGTCCGGATCGGTGGACGGTTTGATCGAACGCGAAGTGGCGACAACTTTGTAATCCAGGTCGCGGAAGGCTTTGACCATACCGGCGCCGAGGCCTTGGGATGCGCCAGTGATAACGATGACTTTTTTCGAATTGCTCATGATGAACCTCTACTAATTAAGAATGGTTTGAATAAGTAAGTAATCAGGCTTCGGCGGGGGCCTTGGCCATTTGTCTCAACATTTGTTCGTAGTACTCGACTGACTGCGAACCGGACACCAGGTGGCGACCGTTCAGCACCATGGCCGGGACCGAGTGGATGCCGTGCTGGCGGTAAAACGCTTCAAGCTCACGCACTTCTTTGGCAAATGCGCCGGACGCCAACACCTCTTGAGCCGCCGCCGCATCCAGTCCCGCTTCAGCAGCCAGACTCACCAGCGTCTCGCGATCGCTCGGGTTCTGGCCGTCGGTGAAGTAAGCGCGCAACAGGATTTTCTTGAGTGCGACCTGCCGCCCTTCCTGCAACGCCCATAACAGCAGCCGATGCGCATCAAACGTGTTGTAGAAGTGAGTGCGCTTGTCCAGATCGAACTTGAACCCCAGGGCCGCGCCACGTTCGATCTGCATCGCTTTGCCGGCGGCGACGTCTGCGGCGGTGCGTCCATATTTGCGCATCAAATGCTCAACCGCTTTTTCGCCGACTGCCGGCATGTCCGGGTTCAGTTCGAAAGGCTTGTAGGTCAGCTCCACCGAAATCTCACCGGCCACGTTCTCGATCGCTTGCTCCAGCGCCGTCGCACCCAATGCACACCACGGGCACACCACGTCGGAGATGAAATCGATGGAGACGGACGCCGTCATGACTTGCCCTCCGCCTCAGCCAGTTGCTTGCGGTACTTAGTGGTACTGATGCCGGCGTAGCCCCAGTTATCGGTGTCGACCTCTTCGATCACGATGTGGGTCAGGTGCGGATCCTTCTTCAGGACGCGCTCCAGGGTTTCAGTGATTTCGGCGATCACCTGAGCTTTCTGCTCAGAGGTAACGCCATCGCGGGTGATGCGTACGCTTACGAAAGGCATGAGGAATCTCCAAGTGACCTTCCCTTCGGAATGAATGGGTCGGCGTTGGAGTTCAATGTATGGAGTTCGCTGGAGGGGATAAAGGTGGGGGCGGGAACATCATTAGTTACTTGGTGTAATGATTTCCTCGCTGGGAGCCACTAAAACTGTTTGCATCAAAAATGATTGATCGGCCAACTTCCATTTACAGCAACATTTAGATATCGCCAAAAAATGGCTGGGGAAGTGGAGCTGTCGATAGTCACTGATGGCTCCCAAAAGCCGAGCATCGAAGAGAATGAGGCGCGCATCAGTCGGGGCGCGGCTCACTCACGGATTCCCAAACCTCAGGGCCGGTGAAGCACTGAAACTCTCACCCCACGCCACCACCTAGCCACGATTGCGCATCCGCCCCCCTCAAGCTACCTTCAACCCGTCGCTGCCAATTCAGCGACCGGGCCTGAGAACCCGAGTAAGATACAGGCGCACAAGCGCCCATAATCACGATTGTTGGCGTTTTTTTGTGCCTGCATTTCCGTGTAATGGCGGCTGTGCGTGGGAGACCTTCGGGTCTGCCGGGTTCCTGTATCTCCGGTTTCTCAGCCCGCGCATAGCTGCCACCCATTCGCCTGAGAACGAACGTGGTAGCTCTAACTTTGATTCAGGAGTTTTTGCTAATGCCCGCTATCGATCCGTCCAAAATTTGCGTTCCCGCTTCACTGGTCACCACCCACCACCGCCCAAAAACCGGAGGTGCCCAATGACCAACCCCAAAGACCTTAAAACTATTGGCCTCACCCCTTTCTCCTACCACGCCAACGAACCGCTCTTCCGCATCAACGCCGGCGTCCCGGTGATCGAAGCCCTCTCCCACGCCTCCGATCTGCTCCACGTCGCCAAGCTTCTCGCATCAGACGCGGCCATGGTTCGCGACACCGACCGGCACGCCTGGGCATCGCATTATTTGCAGGATATGAGCAAGGCGATCATTGATGATGTGGTGAAGGTGTTGGACGCGCCATGTAACAACCGAGCCAGTAACGTCGCGCCATAAACAAATCGCACGCATGAAAAAGCCCCGAATCAATCGGGGCTTTTTGCGTAAGTCGGTCATCGACCCACTGGCTGATTCGGGTGGTATCGATCACTCACGCTACTGTCTATCGGCTCCTCCCCCCGAACCGACTGAGCCACCGCTTCGATAATCGCGGCCCAAATATCCGGCCTTGCCAGCACAGGCATTTCCTTTGCCAACACGTTGCTCAGCTTCCCTTCGTTTTGCTCTATGGATCGCAAGAGCCGATCAGCCTGGTGATCAGGCATCTCAACGACTTCCTTGATTGCCTGTCTGGCCCTTATGTGGCTGCGCAAATACCGCGACTCTTCACGCATCTGTTCCGTGATGGTGCGGCGAATGACGTTAGACATGAAAACAACGTGTGGACCCAGGTTCGGATAGCGCCACACCGGGCGGGCCTGATCCTGGCCTGTGAATTCAATATTCGAGACCACGCCATCAGGGTATTGCGTACGCGTATTGGCGAATGCTACCTGGTCTCGTATGCCCTGCATGAGCGGTTTTGAAACCTGATCCAGCACGCTGTCATATAGACGCCGCTCAGCAGAGTCGTCGGTGATAACAGCTGAAATCGGAAGAATCACCGGGTCTGGAATGGCCCCATCACGACGCAGAATATCGTTGATCAGAAAGCGATGGACCCGGCCGTTGCCGTCGGCCAGCGGATGGATATAGACGAAAGCGAACGCTGCTACCGCGCTGCGCATGACCGGGGATTGCCCTTGAGTACGATTCAGAAAGACGCGGATGCCTTCCAACATCCGCTCCAGATCGCCTTCCGGGGGAGCGACGTAATGGACAATCTCCTGATAACGGACAGTTTCGCCAACAAACACCGGAGATTGCCGAATCCCCATACGTGTCAGTGTGGTCACTGCGCCAAGGACTTCTTCTTGCATATCAGCCAGTGCAGCATCGGTGAGCGGCAGTTCGCCCTGACCGGTTCGTCGCGCCAATACATCTGCGAAACGCTGGATACGCGTAGAACGATCCGCCTCCCCTTCAATGGCGAAGCTGGCTTTGCTTTCCCTGAGCGTCATCCATGCGGCGGCGCGCAGCAGAAGCGCTTCGCCAAACTCTGCAGTCAGTTGACCGAAGAGGTGAGGCACATCGAGGTCCGCTGCTGACTGGACTGCTGTTGTCTTGACGACGATTGGGCAGAAGTAGCGCGAACCAGGCAGGTTGTCATTCACTCGCCAACGCGGCACCTTCACCGCCTCTTCGGGTGAAGCCGCCACCAACAGATCGGCGTTGATGGCGTCGACATACTTACCGCCTATAGGTTCTGGCGCCTGCAACTGCTCGCCAGTGAGCCACTCAAACAAGAACGCTGACCTGCGGGCATATTGGCCGGTGGGCTCGTCATTCAACCAGCCTTGTAACGGTGCAGGACCCACCTTGGTAAACAGTCTGGTCAAGAACTCAAGGTTCGGGACTTCATGCCGCAGGTGAAATTGCAGATGGGATGAAAAGTCCGGATCGGGGCGCATGTTTTCCGTATAGGTCTCAAGACGAAAACCGTCTTCGACCTGAGTTGACCGTCGGCTACCGACCTGACTTAACACGGGTAGCCGTGCCATCGGCCGCACGTCGAATGTCGTCGCTAGCCAAGCCGCACCGATGGGGTCTACGGGAAACTCGCTCACGTCACACTCCTTTTAAATCCTCGGCCAAATCAAACCGCCATAAATGGAGATTAACGATCAAAATCAGGTTTTGCTGCATAAAAATGATTATATTTTGGGACTAATGCATAAAAACGAACATTTAGAGCACTTCAAATTGAGCTCTACCAATGGAATTGGTGCACCGTCGAACTGACCTCAAACGCATAAAAACGATTTTACTTGCTCAAAAACGATCATAAATCTGGCTTTTTGCACAAAACCGTTTCGAAACCGGACAATTTCACTGAACCCCTCACACGCTGAAAACCGAAACGTCGCTGCCTTTTCATCCAAAAAAAAGCCCCGAATCGGTCGAGGCATTTTTTTGGTTTTGGTCATTTCAGTAGGGATGCAATCAAGCGACGATCACGGTTTGCACAGTGATCTGCTTCAGCGCATAAAACGGCGCAAGCGCAGCTTCATCCGCGGTGGAGCCGGTAATCAACCGCCACTCCCGCTCAATCGGCGTCCAGTGCTGCTGTCGGGCGCGCCCCAACTTGTCAGTGTCCGCGAGCACAACAATCTGCGCCGCCCGCTTGATGATGCATTCCTTCAAATACGCCTGCTGCGCACTCGCTTCACACAACCCAAACTCCGCCACCACACCATCAGCCCCCAGAAACGCCTTGTCGACACTGAGCCGACTCAACGTCAGTTCCGCCAGCGGCCCCAGCGTGCTCATGCTCGAACCGCGCAGATCGCCGCCGATCAAAGTCAGCCGCACGCCCGGCGCATTGGCCAGGGTCATTACGGCGAGCAAATTGTTGGTCACCACATGCACGTCTTGTCGCGAACACAGATGATGGGCCAGTGCGGCGCACGTGGTGCCGCCGTCGAGCAACACGGTATCGCCATCCTGAACGTGGGCCGCCGCTGCCTGGGCGATGGCGTCTTTCTGTTCCCACTGGGATGTTTTGCGTTCTTCGAGCGAGGCTTCCGGCTCATGAACGCCGACCACCGCAGTCGCGCCGCCATAGGTCCGCACCAGGTGCCGCTGTTTGGCGAGCATGGTCAGGTCGCGTCGCACCGTGGCTTCCGAGACCCCGAGTGCCGCGCTCAATTGCTCGACGTTGGCATCGCCAATTCGCACGAGATCGAGGATGGCGCGGTGGCGTTCGGAGGCTTTCATGGCGGGTCTCGTTGTGGGGACGGTGGTCGATCTTACACGACCGAGCCCCTGCGCCTCATCCCCGTCGCGTAGCAAGCTCGGCGCCCTGGCGCAGTGCTTCGAGCAGGCTGCGTTCATCGGCGATGCCTTTACCGGCGATGTCGAACGCGGTGCCGTGGTCGACCGAGGTACGGATCACGTCCAGGCCGACGGTGACGTTCACGCCGGCTTCCAGGCCGAGCACTTTGACCGGGCCGTGGCCTTGGTCGTGATACATCGCCACCACCAGGTCGAAGTCACCGCGACCGGCGCGGAAGAACAGGGTGTCAGCAGGCAGCGGGCCGGTGACGTCGAGGCCGCGTTCTTGCAGCAGCTTCACCGCAGGGATGATTTTTTCCTCTTCTTCGCCATAACCGAACAGTCCGTTTTCACCGGCATGGGGGTTGATCCCGCAAACACCAATTCGCGGGCGAGCAATGCCGGCCTTGATCAGTGTCGCGTTGCCGCGCTCGATGGTGCGCTGGACTAGGCCCGGCTCGATCTTGCGGATCGCGTCGATGATGCCGATGTGGGTCGTGACGTGAATCACCCGCAGTTGAGGCGCCACCAACATCATCGACACTTCGTCGACGTTGGTCAGGTGCGCGAGCATTTCTGTATGGCCGGGGTATTTGTGGCCGCCGGCGTGCAGCGCTTCCTTGTTCAGCGGTGCGGTGCAGATCGCGTCGATCTGGCTGGCCTCGGCGAGTTGCACGGCGCGGGCGATGTATTGATAAGCAGCGTCACCGGCGATGGGCGACAACTCGCCGAACGGCAGGTCGTCGGGGATCAGTTTAAGGTCGATGCAGTCAATGGTGCCGGCTTCGTACAAGGCTTGGGAGGCGTCCTCGATGCGGCGCACTTTGGCACTTCCGCCGACGATGACGTTGGCCTGTTCGAGGCGACGGGCATCGCCGATCACCAGCGGCCGGCATTGTTGGTAGACGATGTCGTGAGTCAGGCTCTTGACGATGATTTCCGGGCCGACACCCGTGGCGTCGCCCATGGTGATGCCGATGATGGGGAGGTAATTGCTCATAGTGTTCATTCGAGTCCTTGGATTCGTGTGCGTTGGGGCGGGGAGCGATCGGCGCTGTCGCTCAGGTGTTGCCATGCCGCATATAAGGCGTTGTCGGTACCGAACGCGCCGGCCTTGGTAACGATGCCGGGACGATGGCCCTGGCGGGAAACGGTCGGGCGAGCGAAGGCGACGCCGGCTTCGATTTCGGTCAGCAGTTGCAGGCTGTCGATGCCGACGGTGGTCAATATGGCCCGAGCGGTTTCGCCGCCGGTGGCGATCAGGCCGCCGACCTTGGCGAAGTGCGGTTCGACCAGCACGGCGAGCATGGTCGAGAGTTGCGCGCCCTCTTGGGGATCGAACGCTTCATCGCGGCCGATGCGCAGCAGCAGGTCACTCCAGCCGTCCAGTTGCTCGCCAATGCGCGATTGCCAGAGCGACCAATCGCCGTGGGTTGAACCCTGACGAAGGACTTCAGGCGGTATAACCAGTTCGCTGACGCCGCCACGCTCTTTGAGCCGCTCGCATTGTCGCTCGCAGACGCCGGAGAGGCTGCCGACAAGGATCAGAATCGGCGCCTGGCTTTTTTCGAGGGCCGCAGGCTCGACAACCGTGAACTGTGCTTCGGATAAATCAGGAAGACTGGCGATTTCCCGTGCCAGACCACCCGAACCGATCCAGAACAGCGGCCGATCCATCGACGCGGTCAAGCGAGCGAGGGTCAGCAGGTCGTCTTCGGTCTGCGCATCGACGATCAGCGCCTGCGTGCCATTGCCGGCAATTTCAGCAATGTGCCGCTCGAGCGCTTTTTCGTTGCCGCGCAAGGTGTCGAGATCGAGCTTCGCAGTGCTCAGGCCTGCGGCAATCAGCATCGCCTCGACATCGGCCGGACGGTCGGCGTTTTCCAGTTTCCAGGTGTCGGTGGTTTCCAGCGGCTGGCCGTTGACGAACACGCGACCGCCGCGCAACGTGCGCCCGGTGGCCGGGAACGCCGGGGCGACGATGGCCAGGCCGGCCAACGGTTGCAGGGCGGCAACCTCAGCCGCCCAGTTGCCACGCAGCGTCGAATCGATTTTTTTGTACAGCCGTTGCCCGGGTTTGTGCAGTGCTTTGAATGCCGCGACCGTGCGCTCGGCAGCCCGCGCGGGTGGGAGGCGCCGAGTGTCCGTATCAGCGGCAATCACTTGAGCGTCAGCCTCGTCATTCAGGG
This region of Pseudomonas mandelii genomic DNA includes:
- a CDS encoding oxidoreductase gives rise to the protein MNTHAHKVFLITGVSSGFGLAFSQAALAAGHTVVGTVRRESECAAFEALDAHRAKAFVLDVTDFPAIEPLVADILREVGQIDVLVNNAGYGHEGILEESPLTEMQRQFDVNVFGAVAMIKAVLPGMRERRSGHIVNITSMAGFITLPGIAYYSGSKFALEGISEALAKEVESLGIHVTAVAPGSFRTEWAGRSMIRSGRTVSDYDPVFDPVRKAREEKSGKQAGDPQKAAQALLTLVAAEKPPVHLLLGKDAVRLVREKIARLQGEIDAWEHLSVSTEFE
- a CDS encoding SDR family NAD(P)-dependent oxidoreductase is translated as MSNSKKVIVITGASQGLGAGMVKAFRDLDYKVVATSRSIKPSTDPDILTVAGDIGDPAVAQQVIREAIARFGRIDTLVNNAGIFIAKPFTAYTAEDYANVLSVNLNGFFYITQLAINEMEKQGKGHVVNITTSLTDHAIDGVPSVLASLTKGGLNAATKSLAIEYAKRGIRVNAVSPGIIKTPMHGEETHAALGSLHPVGHMGEINDIAQAVVYLDNANFVTGEILHVDGGQSAGH
- a CDS encoding DsbA family oxidoreductase gives rise to the protein MTASVSIDFISDVVCPWCALGATALEQAIENVAGEISVELTYKPFELNPDMPAVGEKAVEHLMRKYGRTAADVAAGKAMQIERGAALGFKFDLDKRTHFYNTFDAHRLLLWALQEGRQVALKKILLRAYFTDGQNPSDRETLVSLAAEAGLDAAAAQEVLASGAFAKEVRELEAFYRQHGIHSVPAMVLNGRHLVSGSQSVEYYEQMLRQMAKAPAEA
- a CDS encoding tautomerase family protein, producing the protein MPFVSVRITRDGVTSEQKAQVIAEITETLERVLKKDPHLTHIVIEEVDTDNWGYAGISTTKYRKQLAEAEGKS
- a CDS encoding DUF3077 domain-containing protein, giving the protein MTNPKDLKTIGLTPFSYHANEPLFRINAGVPVIEALSHASDLLHVAKLLASDAAMVRDTDRHAWASHYLQDMSKAIIDDVVKVLDAPCNNRASNVAP
- a CDS encoding Fic family protein, whose protein sequence is MSEFPVDPIGAAWLATTFDVRPMARLPVLSQVGSRRSTQVEDGFRLETYTENMRPDPDFSSHLQFHLRHEVPNLEFLTRLFTKVGPAPLQGWLNDEPTGQYARRSAFLFEWLTGEQLQAPEPIGGKYVDAINADLLVAASPEEAVKVPRWRVNDNLPGSRYFCPIVVKTTAVQSAADLDVPHLFGQLTAEFGEALLLRAAAWMTLRESKASFAIEGEADRSTRIQRFADVLARRTGQGELPLTDAALADMQEEVLGAVTTLTRMGIRQSPVFVGETVRYQEIVHYVAPPEGDLERMLEGIRVFLNRTQGQSPVMRSAVAAFAFVYIHPLADGNGRVHRFLINDILRRDGAIPDPVILPISAVITDDSAERRLYDSVLDQVSKPLMQGIRDQVAFANTRTQYPDGVVSNIEFTGQDQARPVWRYPNLGPHVVFMSNVIRRTITEQMREESRYLRSHIRARQAIKEVVEMPDHQADRLLRSIEQNEGKLSNVLAKEMPVLARPDIWAAIIEAVAQSVRGEEPIDSSVSDRYHPNQPVGR
- a CDS encoding DeoR/GlpR family DNA-binding transcription regulator, which translates into the protein MKASERHRAILDLVRIGDANVEQLSAALGVSEATVRRDLTMLAKQRHLVRTYGGATAVVGVHEPEASLEERKTSQWEQKDAIAQAAAAHVQDGDTVLLDGGTTCAALAHHLCSRQDVHVVTNNLLAVMTLANAPGVRLTLIGGDLRGSSMSTLGPLAELTLSRLSVDKAFLGADGVVAEFGLCEASAQQAYLKECIIKRAAQIVVLADTDKLGRARQQHWTPIEREWRLITGSTADEAALAPFYALKQITVQTVIVA
- the pdxA gene encoding 4-hydroxythreonine-4-phosphate dehydrogenase PdxA gives rise to the protein MSNYLPIIGITMGDATGVGPEIIVKSLTHDIVYQQCRPLVIGDARRLEQANVIVGGSAKVRRIEDASQALYEAGTIDCIDLKLIPDDLPFGELSPIAGDAAYQYIARAVQLAEASQIDAICTAPLNKEALHAGGHKYPGHTEMLAHLTNVDEVSMMLVAPQLRVIHVTTHIGIIDAIRKIEPGLVQRTIERGNATLIKAGIARPRIGVCGINPHAGENGLFGYGEEEEKIIPAVKLLQERGLDVTGPLPADTLFFRAGRGDFDLVVAMYHDQGHGPVKVLGLEAGVNVTVGLDVIRTSVDHGTAFDIAGKGIADERSLLEALRQGAELATRRG
- a CDS encoding four-carbon acid sugar kinase family protein, which produces MRILIIADDLSGAADCAIGFASVGMQTVVTLDPLNDEADAQVIAADTDTRRLPPARAAERTVAAFKALHKPGQRLYKKIDSTLRGNWAAEVAALQPLAGLAIVAPAFPATGRTLRGGRVFVNGQPLETTDTWKLENADRPADVEAMLIAAGLSTAKLDLDTLRGNEKALERHIAEIAGNGTQALIVDAQTEDDLLTLARLTASMDRPLFWIGSGGLAREIASLPDLSEAQFTVVEPAALEKSQAPILILVGSLSGVCERQCERLKERGGVSELVIPPEVLRQGSTHGDWSLWQSRIGEQLDGWSDLLLRIGRDEAFDPQEGAQLSTMLAVLVEPHFAKVGGLIATGGETARAILTTVGIDSLQLLTEIEAGVAFARPTVSRQGHRPGIVTKAGAFGTDNALYAAWQHLSDSADRSPPQRTRIQGLE